The following are encoded in a window of Nibricoccus aquaticus genomic DNA:
- a CDS encoding acyl-CoA desaturase — translation MSASSSSTPPSFLSRCLTAVTQWIDSDYCPEGAEKMRNEPDKVDWVRVMPFVILHLGCFGILWVGVSAFAAWAAVFLYFIRMFAVTGIYHRYFSHKTYSTSRIGQFILALWGGTTVQRGGLWWAYHHRHHHQHSDDEEDAHSPHVHGFLWSHIGWITSRRNFPTDYSKVKDLAKFPELVWLNRFDLVVPILYAASMFGIGALLERYAPGLGTNGWQMLVWGFFVSTTALFHGTACINSMAHLMGKRRFKTDDDSRNSFILAIITLGEGWHNNHHRYQSCTRNGFYWWEIDPTYYGLKFLSWTGFIWGLKAVPQSILDEGQRAEHAASIAAAQKAAHVHPEYSALKRVLPAAAAIAVATVNTANIQVVEKIHASHHKDVTELAHELQQNQPPAQQAQSQPQSPQNPPVV, via the coding sequence ATGTCTGCCTCCTCCTCCTCCACACCTCCTTCCTTCCTGAGCCGCTGCCTCACCGCAGTCACTCAATGGATCGACTCCGATTACTGCCCAGAAGGCGCCGAAAAGATGCGCAACGAACCCGACAAGGTCGATTGGGTCCGCGTCATGCCCTTCGTCATCCTGCACTTAGGTTGCTTCGGCATCCTCTGGGTCGGCGTTTCCGCCTTCGCCGCCTGGGCCGCCGTCTTCCTCTATTTCATCCGCATGTTCGCGGTCACCGGCATCTACCACCGGTACTTCTCTCACAAAACCTACAGCACCTCCCGCATCGGCCAGTTCATCCTGGCCCTCTGGGGTGGCACCACCGTCCAGCGCGGTGGCCTCTGGTGGGCTTATCACCATCGCCATCATCATCAACACTCGGACGATGAAGAAGATGCCCACTCTCCCCACGTCCACGGCTTCCTCTGGTCGCACATCGGCTGGATCACCTCCCGCCGCAATTTCCCGACCGATTACTCCAAGGTCAAAGACCTCGCCAAGTTCCCTGAGCTCGTCTGGCTCAACCGCTTCGACCTCGTCGTTCCGATTCTCTACGCCGCCTCCATGTTCGGCATCGGCGCTCTTCTTGAGCGTTACGCTCCCGGCCTCGGCACCAACGGCTGGCAGATGCTCGTCTGGGGCTTCTTCGTAAGCACCACCGCCCTCTTCCACGGCACCGCCTGCATCAATTCCATGGCTCACTTGATGGGCAAACGCCGCTTCAAGACCGACGACGATTCCCGTAACAGCTTCATCCTCGCCATCATCACGCTCGGCGAAGGCTGGCACAACAATCACCACCGCTACCAAAGCTGCACCCGCAACGGCTTCTACTGGTGGGAAATCGATCCGACCTACTACGGCCTGAAATTCCTCTCCTGGACCGGCTTCATCTGGGGCCTCAAAGCCGTCCCGCAGTCCATCCTCGACGAAGGCCAGCGCGCCGAACACGCCGCCTCCATCGCCGCCGCCCAAAAAGCCGCGCACGTCCACCCCGAGTATTCCGCGCTCAAACGCGTCCTCCCCGCCGCCGCCGCCATCGCCGTCGCCACGGTCAACACCGCCAACATCCAAGTCGTGGAAAAAATCCACGCCAGTCACCATAAGGACGTCACCGAACTCGCCCACGAGCTTCAGCAAAACCAGCCCCCCGCTCAGCAGGCTCAGTCTCAACCGCAGTCCCCGCAAAATCCTCCGGTCGTCTAA
- a CDS encoding DUF1295 domain-containing protein: MTALLLPLLALVALCAIFHAVFLLARRIDNYGIVDIAWSYAFAPLALFYALAASTGWAPRRALIATLVTLWSLRLGTHLYRRVMGHHPVEDTRYQTLRETWSANFSSKMAWFFQSQAASVVVLGLPFLLIVRNPAQSFHPLELAASALWLIAVLGESLADAQLAAFRRDPFRHGQVCDRGLWRFSRHPNYFFEWLIWVAYFVFALASPWGCFAIIAPGIILYLLLRVTGIPLAEAQSLRSKGDAYRRYQATTSPFIPWFPKKS, translated from the coding sequence ATGACCGCGCTGCTCCTTCCGCTCCTCGCCCTCGTGGCCCTCTGCGCGATTTTCCACGCCGTCTTCCTCCTCGCCCGCCGCATCGACAACTACGGCATCGTCGACATCGCCTGGTCCTACGCCTTCGCCCCGCTCGCGCTCTTTTACGCCCTCGCCGCGTCCACCGGCTGGGCTCCCCGCCGCGCCCTCATCGCCACCCTCGTCACCCTCTGGAGCCTCCGCCTCGGCACGCACCTCTATCGCCGCGTGATGGGCCACCACCCCGTCGAAGACACCCGCTACCAAACCCTCCGCGAAACCTGGTCCGCCAACTTCTCCTCGAAGATGGCCTGGTTCTTCCAATCCCAGGCCGCCTCCGTCGTCGTCCTCGGCCTCCCCTTTCTCCTCATCGTCCGCAACCCCGCCCAGTCGTTCCACCCGCTCGAACTCGCCGCCTCCGCCCTCTGGCTCATCGCCGTCCTCGGTGAATCCCTCGCCGACGCCCAACTCGCCGCCTTCCGACGCGACCCCTTCCGTCACGGCCAGGTCTGCGATCGCGGCCTCTGGCGCTTCAGCCGCCACCCCAACTACTTTTTCGAGTGGCTCATCTGGGTCGCCTATTTCGTCTTCGCCCTCGCCTCCCCGTGGGGCTGCTTCGCGATCATCGCCCCCGGCATCATTCTTTATCTCCTGCTCCGCGTCACCGGCATCCCTCTGGCCGAAGCCCAAAGCCTCCGCAGCAAAGGCGACGCCTACCGCCGCTACCAAGCCACCACCAGCCCCTTCATCCCCTGGTTCCCGAAAAAATCCTGA
- a CDS encoding SAM-dependent methyltransferase encodes MLDALLEKNLLPDWLIRIGIRRLLAQRIQEETPRYDPAAYAANLATRPLAEQTRAANEQHYEVPTAFYQRCLGRRLKYSGCLYPTGTETLDHAEEAMLAIYAERAQLADGQHILELGCGWGSLSLWMAEKFPRSRITGVSNSRTQKEHIDAEAARRGLTNVQIITCDINALELPPAAFDRVVSVEMFEHLKNYRLLFENIARWLRPGGLLFVHIFTHKNLSYHFVPRDDSDWMSRYFFTGGQMPADDLLPRFQDHLKLADHWIVNGTHYQRTAEHWLQNMDRHRAEILPLFAQTYGPAEAKKWWAYWRVFYMACAELWGYRRGTEWLVSHYLFRKP; translated from the coding sequence ATGCTCGACGCCCTCCTCGAAAAAAACCTCCTCCCCGACTGGCTCATCCGCATCGGCATCCGCCGCCTCCTCGCCCAGCGTATCCAGGAAGAAACTCCCCGTTACGACCCCGCCGCCTACGCCGCCAACCTCGCCACCCGCCCCCTCGCCGAGCAGACCCGCGCCGCCAACGAGCAACACTACGAAGTCCCCACCGCCTTCTACCAACGCTGCCTCGGCCGCCGCCTTAAATATTCCGGCTGCCTCTACCCCACCGGCACCGAAACCCTCGACCACGCCGAGGAGGCCATGCTCGCCATCTACGCCGAGCGCGCGCAGCTCGCCGACGGACAACACATCCTCGAACTCGGCTGCGGCTGGGGCTCCCTCTCCCTCTGGATGGCCGAAAAGTTCCCCCGCTCCCGGATCACCGGCGTCTCCAACTCCCGCACCCAAAAAGAACACATCGACGCCGAAGCCGCCCGCCGCGGCCTCACCAATGTCCAGATTATCACCTGCGACATCAACGCCCTCGAACTACCCCCCGCCGCCTTCGACCGCGTCGTCTCCGTCGAGATGTTTGAACACCTTAAAAATTACCGCCTCCTCTTCGAAAACATCGCCCGCTGGCTCCGCCCCGGCGGACTCCTCTTCGTCCACATCTTCACCCACAAAAACCTCTCCTACCACTTCGTCCCTCGCGACGACTCCGACTGGATGAGCCGCTACTTTTTTACCGGCGGCCAAATGCCCGCCGACGACCTTCTCCCGCGCTTTCAAGATCACCTCAAACTCGCCGACCACTGGATCGTCAACGGCACGCACTACCAACGCACCGCCGAACACTGGCTCCAAAACATGGACCGCCACCGCGCCGAAATCCTCCCCCTCTTCGCCCAAACCTACGGTCCCGCCGAAGCGAAAAAATGGTGGGCCTACTGGCGCGTCTTCTACATGGCCTGCGCCGAACTCTGGGGCTACCGCCGCGGCACCGAGTGGCTCGTCAGCCACTACCTCTTCCGAAAACCGTAA
- a CDS encoding DUF2062 domain-containing protein, with protein sequence MNSSSPQPSPPAHSPTPEPSALAPAPVKRSFWQRRVRDPILAQLTQGITPQKIALTFAVGSACALFPILGTTTLLCIAAAIALKLNQPLIHILNQLLWPAHIPVMYGCIRLGETLFNAPRISFDVVRMTELFWEHPTQFLHQFGATALHAIIAWTLLAPFFIAAIYFIALPLTRRLARKKPAVS encoded by the coding sequence GTGAACAGCTCCTCGCCTCAGCCCTCGCCGCCCGCCCACTCTCCTACGCCCGAGCCGTCCGCTCTCGCACCAGCTCCCGTCAAGCGCTCCTTCTGGCAGCGCCGTGTCCGTGACCCGATCCTCGCGCAACTCACGCAAGGCATCACCCCGCAAAAAATCGCCCTCACCTTCGCCGTCGGCAGCGCCTGCGCCCTCTTCCCCATCCTCGGCACCACCACCCTCCTCTGCATCGCCGCCGCCATCGCGCTGAAACTCAACCAGCCACTGATCCACATTCTGAATCAACTGCTCTGGCCCGCGCACATCCCCGTCATGTACGGCTGTATCCGCCTCGGAGAGACACTCTTCAATGCGCCCCGCATCTCCTTCGACGTCGTCCGCATGACCGAGCTCTTCTGGGAGCACCCCACGCAATTCCTCCACCAGTTCGGTGCCACCGCCCTCCACGCGATCATCGCCTGGACGCTCCTCGCCCCTTTCTTCATCGCCGCGATCTACTTCATCGCCCTCCCGCTGACCCGCCGACTCGCCCGTAAAAAGCCCGCCGTCTCGTAG
- a CDS encoding TonB family protein, which translates to MKTLHSLRLLPALLTPLLAPLAHAADQPAPPPAAASPSPASPDTAALSVITPCKVIRTQPISYPMPLLRDGISHGEARVLASIDADGRLTESMVLGYTHKPFATSALAALAVWKFQPARVNGQPVGTVADITFRFEVDGILLVERVGVPQYTPGDTYGSDYIYHPHGLRSLDSIPTPIHVTQPVYPKEWIDQGHRGTVAVDFYIDETGAVRMPSVSATQNPLLAAAASTAVSEWKFSPPKHKGRPVLAHCQQIFKFEPDAPVAP; encoded by the coding sequence ATGAAAACCCTCCACTCCCTCCGCCTCCTTCCCGCGCTCCTCACACCCCTGCTCGCACCCCTCGCGCACGCGGCCGACCAGCCTGCACCACCGCCCGCAGCGGCCTCCCCGTCTCCCGCTTCCCCCGACACCGCCGCCCTCTCCGTCATCACCCCCTGCAAAGTCATCCGCACCCAGCCCATCAGCTACCCGATGCCCCTCCTGCGCGACGGCATCTCCCACGGCGAAGCCCGCGTCCTCGCCAGCATCGACGCCGACGGCCGCCTCACCGAGTCCATGGTTCTCGGATACACCCATAAACCCTTCGCTACCTCCGCCCTTGCCGCCCTCGCCGTCTGGAAATTCCAGCCCGCCCGCGTCAACGGCCAGCCCGTCGGCACCGTCGCCGACATCACCTTCCGCTTCGAAGTCGATGGCATCCTCCTGGTGGAACGCGTCGGCGTCCCCCAGTACACTCCTGGCGATACCTACGGCAGCGACTACATCTACCACCCCCACGGCCTCCGCAGCCTCGATTCCATCCCCACCCCGATTCACGTCACCCAACCCGTTTACCCCAAAGAATGGATCGACCAAGGCCATCGCGGCACTGTGGCTGTCGATTTCTACATCGATGAAACCGGCGCCGTCCGCATGCCCTCCGTCTCCGCCACGCAAAACCCCCTTCTGGCCGCCGCCGCCTCCACCGCCGTCAGCGAATGGAAATTCTCCCCCCCCAAGCACAAAGGCCGCCCCGTCCTCGCCCACTGCCAGCAAATCTTCAAATTCGAGCCCGACGCCCCCGTCGCGCCTTGA
- a CDS encoding MFS transporter, producing MSEAAAPLSSASNATPARAFPQVKKREIFGWCCFDFANSAFTTIIITVIYARYFVGVVAEGAERAPAWWGWALAASQVVVILLSPLIGAVADAKAAKKRFLMTTALVCSVATMALYFVGRGEIWLALGLVAVANVAFSLSENLCSAFLPEISTPETAGQISGFGWSFGYVGGLISLVIALGIFKSGEGREPWIFVMTGAFFLLASLPTLLLLRERAVATPLRAGESYLKAGWQANVALLKELPQHRTLFIFFVAMVFFIAGLMAVVSFSAIFADQVLKMSMGETVTLFMVLQLAGVVGAVVFGLVQDRVGSKVALIASLILWVIVSVCVAGCQTKEQFMAIGVIAGLALGSLQSAGRAVVSMLTPPSRSGEFFGCWGFFGKLAALIGPLVFGELAAGFGYRTAILANGGFFLIGLVIVATLDLRKRALVAEAEKK from the coding sequence ATGAGCGAAGCTGCTGCCCCGTTGTCGTCTGCGTCTAATGCCACGCCCGCGCGCGCGTTTCCGCAGGTGAAGAAACGGGAGATTTTTGGGTGGTGCTGCTTCGATTTCGCGAACTCGGCGTTCACGACGATCATCATCACGGTGATCTATGCGCGGTATTTTGTCGGCGTGGTCGCGGAGGGGGCGGAGCGGGCGCCGGCGTGGTGGGGGTGGGCGCTGGCGGCGTCGCAAGTCGTGGTGATTTTGTTGTCACCGCTGATCGGGGCGGTGGCTGATGCGAAGGCAGCGAAGAAGCGGTTCCTAATGACGACGGCGCTGGTGTGCTCGGTGGCGACGATGGCGCTGTACTTCGTCGGGCGCGGGGAGATCTGGTTGGCGCTGGGGCTCGTCGCGGTGGCGAACGTGGCGTTTTCGTTGAGCGAGAATCTGTGCTCGGCGTTTTTGCCGGAGATCAGCACGCCGGAGACGGCGGGGCAGATTTCGGGGTTTGGGTGGAGTTTTGGATACGTGGGCGGGTTGATCAGCCTGGTGATCGCGCTGGGGATTTTCAAAAGCGGCGAAGGGCGGGAGCCGTGGATCTTCGTGATGACGGGGGCGTTTTTCCTGCTGGCGAGCCTGCCGACGTTACTCTTGTTGCGGGAGCGGGCGGTGGCGACGCCGCTGCGGGCGGGAGAGAGTTATCTGAAGGCGGGGTGGCAGGCGAATGTGGCGTTACTGAAGGAACTGCCGCAGCACCGGACGCTGTTTATCTTTTTTGTGGCGATGGTGTTTTTCATCGCGGGGCTGATGGCGGTGGTGTCGTTTTCGGCGATTTTTGCCGATCAAGTTTTGAAGATGTCGATGGGGGAGACGGTGACGTTGTTCATGGTGCTGCAGCTGGCCGGGGTGGTGGGAGCGGTGGTGTTCGGGTTGGTGCAGGACCGGGTGGGGTCGAAGGTGGCGTTGATCGCTTCGTTGATTCTGTGGGTGATCGTGAGTGTGTGCGTGGCGGGGTGTCAGACGAAGGAGCAGTTCATGGCAATCGGGGTGATCGCGGGACTGGCGCTGGGTTCGCTGCAATCGGCGGGGCGGGCAGTCGTATCCATGCTCACACCACCGAGCCGGAGCGGGGAGTTTTTTGGGTGCTGGGGATTTTTCGGGAAGCTGGCGGCGCTGATCGGGCCGCTGGTGTTTGGGGAGCTGGCGGCGGGGTTTGGGTATCGGACGGCGATTCTGGCGAACGGGGGATTTTTCCTGATCGGGCTGGTGATCGTGGCGACGCTGGATTTGCGGAAGCGGGCGCTGGTGGCGGAGGCGGAAAAGAAATAG
- a CDS encoding DUF1365 domain-containing protein: MQSCLYECRVMHHRFTPKAHRFAYRIFMMAIDLDELPDLHRRLRLFSVNRPNLYSFREGDHLPATPTHNPSPDNPAARPQPSSNASSAPPSLKARVLAHLAAHGIDLTGGRVLLVSLPRILGYLFKPVSFYFCYDRHGHPVAALAEVTNTFHELKPYTLGPETRTQPEDRAHANTQPPSVAPADASPSTDNTPFRLRVPKHFYVSPFSDVDIAFDFTLRPPTERLSVQIDDYEGNHRTLTTTLAGPRRPLTDAALASYLFKYPLLTLRVITLIHWHALRLWLKRVPWFAKSARPADQRDLHHPHASLTAPSSPSEVPPLRPSALPR, translated from the coding sequence ATGCAATCCTGCCTCTACGAATGCCGTGTGATGCACCATCGGTTCACCCCGAAGGCCCACCGCTTCGCGTACCGGATTTTTATGATGGCCATCGACCTCGACGAACTCCCCGACCTTCACCGCCGTCTCCGCCTCTTCTCCGTCAACCGCCCCAACCTCTACTCTTTCCGCGAAGGCGACCACCTCCCCGCCACCCCCACCCACAACCCCTCGCCCGACAACCCCGCCGCCCGCCCCCAGCCATCATCCAACGCGTCCTCGGCTCCGCCCTCCCTCAAAGCCCGCGTCCTCGCCCACCTCGCCGCCCACGGCATCGACCTCACCGGCGGCCGCGTCCTCTTAGTCTCCCTTCCGCGCATCCTCGGCTACCTCTTCAAGCCCGTCTCCTTCTACTTCTGCTACGACCGCCACGGCCACCCCGTCGCCGCCCTCGCCGAAGTCACCAACACCTTCCACGAGCTCAAACCCTACACCCTCGGCCCGGAAACCCGCACCCAGCCCGAGGACCGCGCGCACGCCAACACCCAGCCACCTTCCGTCGCACCCGCCGACGCTTCCCCTTCCACCGATAATACCCCCTTCCGCCTCCGCGTCCCCAAACACTTCTACGTCTCCCCCTTTTCCGACGTGGACATCGCCTTCGACTTCACCCTCCGCCCGCCCACCGAACGCCTCTCCGTCCAGATCGACGACTACGAGGGCAACCACCGCACGCTCACGACCACCCTCGCCGGCCCCCGCCGGCCGCTGACCGACGCCGCCCTCGCGTCTTACCTTTTCAAATACCCGCTGCTCACCCTTCGCGTGATCACCCTCATCCACTGGCACGCCCTCCGCCTCTGGCTCAAACGCGTCCCCTGGTTCGCCAAATCCGCCCGCCCCGCCGACCAGCGCGACCTCCATCACCCGCACGCCTCGCTCACCGCGCCCTCCTCTCCTTCCGAAGTTCCGCCCCTCCGCCCCTCAGCGCTTCCGCGATAA
- a CDS encoding SAM-dependent methyltransferase, which translates to MSQPLTRTASAPAALHASSGKKTSLWQTPVINALAGMTRGHLHLELPDGSTRDFGATSARETASPLPSGIAPHATLRVRRPAFFNKCALSGDIGFAESYIDGDWETPDLTALIAWFLQNLENAPTLSGSSRRTPFALNALRLVNRLGHVFRANTRANSARNIREHYDLSNDFFALFLDPSMMYSSALWTDPDASLADAQHEKNDALCRSLRLTPADRVLEIGTGWGGWALHAAQNYGCHVTTVTISQQQYDFARRRVIHAGLGDRIEVRLQDYRDLTGSFDKIVSIEMLEAVGHAYQQTYFATVSRLLKPDGLLALQYIACPDNRYDQLRRGVDFIQKHIFPGSLLLSPNRVNTLLAETGGFTLHSHRDFGPDYARTLKLWRDAFLAKLPAVRALGFDDRFIRKWTYYLAYCEAAFAMRNISVVHTLHTRPNNLSL; encoded by the coding sequence ATGAGCCAGCCACTCACCCGCACCGCCTCCGCGCCCGCCGCGCTTCACGCCTCCTCCGGGAAAAAAACGTCACTCTGGCAGACGCCCGTCATCAACGCCCTCGCCGGCATGACCCGCGGCCACCTCCACCTAGAACTCCCCGACGGCTCCACCCGCGACTTCGGTGCCACCTCCGCCCGCGAAACCGCTTCGCCCCTTCCCTCCGGCATCGCCCCCCACGCCACCCTCCGCGTCCGCCGCCCCGCCTTCTTCAACAAATGCGCCCTCTCCGGCGACATCGGCTTCGCCGAATCCTACATCGACGGCGATTGGGAAACCCCCGACCTCACCGCCCTCATCGCCTGGTTTCTCCAAAATCTGGAAAACGCCCCCACCCTCTCCGGCTCCTCCCGCCGCACACCGTTCGCCCTCAACGCCCTTCGCCTCGTCAACCGCCTCGGCCACGTCTTCCGCGCCAACACCCGCGCCAACTCCGCCCGCAACATCCGTGAACACTACGACCTCTCCAACGACTTCTTCGCCCTCTTCCTCGACCCGTCGATGATGTACTCCAGCGCCCTCTGGACCGATCCCGACGCCTCCCTCGCCGACGCCCAGCACGAAAAAAACGACGCCCTCTGCCGCTCGCTCCGCCTCACGCCCGCCGACCGCGTCCTCGAGATCGGCACCGGCTGGGGCGGCTGGGCCCTCCACGCCGCGCAAAATTACGGCTGCCACGTCACCACCGTCACCATCTCCCAACAACAGTACGACTTCGCCCGCCGCCGCGTCATCCACGCCGGCCTTGGCGACCGCATCGAAGTCCGCCTCCAAGACTACCGCGATCTCACCGGCTCCTTCGACAAGATCGTCTCCATCGAGATGCTCGAAGCCGTCGGCCACGCCTACCAACAAACCTACTTCGCCACCGTCTCCCGCCTCCTCAAGCCCGACGGCCTCCTCGCCCTCCAGTACATCGCGTGCCCGGATAACCGATACGACCAGCTCCGCCGCGGCGTGGACTTCATCCAGAAACACATCTTCCCCGGCTCCCTCCTCCTCTCTCCCAACCGCGTCAACACCCTCCTCGCCGAGACCGGCGGCTTCACCCTCCACAGCCACCGTGACTTCGGCCCCGATTACGCCCGCACGTTGAAGCTCTGGCGCGACGCCTTCCTCGCCAAACTCCCCGCTGTCCGCGCCCTCGGTTTCGACGACCGCTTCATCCGCAAATGGACCTACTACCTCGCCTACTGCGAAGCCGCCTTCGCCATGCGCAACATCTCCGTCGTCCACACCCTCCACACCCGCCCCAACAACCTCAGCCTCTGA
- a CDS encoding DUF3016 domain-containing protein → MKTKFAVAAGLLAAVCAPVFPADSAVSAEAGARVEVTFVNPEKFTDVKDSDFGTERQRDDILALLKEFLVERAPKLLPEGQVLSVTITDIDMAGDFEPWRGPKFNDVRIVKDLYPPRIDLTFKVTDASGAVVKEGTQKLRDMSFQMSASPAFSSDSLRYEKALLDGWLRSEFPKVKAAKEKK, encoded by the coding sequence ATGAAAACTAAATTTGCAGTGGCCGCCGGTTTGCTGGCGGCGGTGTGTGCGCCGGTGTTTCCGGCTGATTCTGCGGTGTCCGCCGAGGCGGGTGCGCGTGTCGAAGTGACGTTTGTGAACCCGGAGAAATTTACGGATGTGAAGGATTCGGACTTCGGGACGGAGCGGCAGCGCGACGATATTTTGGCGTTATTGAAGGAATTTCTCGTGGAGCGAGCGCCGAAGCTGCTGCCCGAGGGGCAGGTGTTGTCGGTGACGATCACGGATATCGATATGGCGGGGGATTTTGAGCCGTGGCGCGGACCGAAATTCAACGATGTGAGGATCGTGAAGGACCTTTATCCGCCGAGAATAGACCTGACGTTCAAGGTAACGGACGCGAGCGGGGCAGTGGTGAAAGAGGGGACGCAGAAGCTGCGCGATATGAGTTTCCAGATGAGCGCGTCGCCGGCGTTTAGCAGCGATTCGCTGCGGTACGAGAAGGCGTTGCTGGATGGCTGGCTGCGGAGTGAGTTTCCGAAGGTGAAGGCGGCGAAGGAGAAAAAGTAG
- a CDS encoding RNA polymerase sigma factor: MKSHPGSDLADWLALRGGDDEALGRMIARWEKPLFNFAWRYVRNSADARDLSAEVFVKLYQHRERLAEDSNISAWLFTTLVNLCRNRHRWRERHPSVSLDETAGREPVAEAPAPDDAMERKETIEALGAAIDRLPHDLKATLLLHHYEHLSYREIGEVTGCSERGVETRLYRARQRLKDELAGLRVEAGR; this comes from the coding sequence GTGAAATCCCACCCCGGCAGCGATCTGGCGGACTGGCTTGCGCTTCGTGGCGGCGACGATGAGGCGCTGGGGCGGATGATCGCGCGGTGGGAGAAGCCGTTGTTTAATTTTGCGTGGCGGTATGTGCGGAACAGCGCGGATGCGCGGGATTTATCGGCGGAGGTTTTCGTGAAGCTGTACCAGCATCGTGAGCGGCTGGCGGAGGACTCGAATATCTCGGCGTGGTTGTTCACGACGCTGGTGAATTTGTGTCGCAACCGGCATCGGTGGCGGGAGCGGCATCCATCGGTGAGTCTCGATGAGACGGCGGGGCGCGAGCCGGTGGCGGAAGCGCCCGCGCCGGATGATGCGATGGAGCGGAAGGAGACGATCGAGGCGCTGGGCGCGGCGATCGACCGGCTGCCGCATGATCTGAAGGCGACGTTGTTGCTGCACCACTATGAGCATCTGAGTTATCGCGAGATCGGGGAAGTCACGGGTTGCTCGGAGCGCGGGGTGGAGACGCGGCTTTATCGGGCGCGCCAGCGGTTGAAGGATGAGCTGGCGGGGTTGCGGGTGGAAGCGGGGCGGTGA
- a CDS encoding NAD(P)/FAD-dependent oxidoreductase, which translates to MSSLAIIGTGIAGLGCAHFLHRHFDLTLFEQAEKPGGHANTLTHTEPPQIADPAKKRPALAARPVPIDTGFMVYNEVTYPHLTRLFRQLGVASKKTDMSFGVRHADTGLEYCGSSLNHLFAQRKNLLRPRFWRMLSAINRFNKEAIPALADPETSQLTLGEYVRRRAYGDDFFQLYLVPMSSAVWSTPPELMLSFPAATLLRFFHNHGFLGLHTQHQWMTVAGGSQAYVEKITAPFRENIRLGQKATRVLRHPRDQGVTITTATGATHTFDKVILACHGDQALRLLVNPTPTETRLLGEFHYQPNTATVHTDASVMPKTRLAWSAWNYEITRDATGQLSTATHYWMNKLQGVSDRENYFVTINRPDAIAPEKVLKRIEYDHPLFSLGATRAQAELPALNQLSASQTTYFAGSYFKHGFHEDAFASAVALSEILLKRDPWNC; encoded by the coding sequence ATGTCTTCCCTCGCCATCATCGGCACCGGCATCGCCGGCCTCGGCTGCGCCCACTTCCTCCACCGCCACTTCGACCTCACCCTCTTCGAGCAGGCCGAAAAACCCGGCGGCCACGCCAACACCCTCACCCACACCGAGCCCCCGCAGATCGCCGACCCCGCGAAAAAACGCCCCGCCCTCGCCGCCCGCCCCGTCCCCATCGACACCGGCTTCATGGTCTACAACGAGGTCACCTACCCCCACCTCACCCGCCTCTTCCGCCAGCTCGGCGTCGCCTCCAAAAAAACCGACATGTCCTTCGGCGTCCGCCACGCCGACACCGGCCTCGAATACTGCGGCTCCTCCCTCAACCACCTCTTCGCCCAACGCAAAAACCTCCTCCGCCCCCGCTTCTGGCGGATGCTCTCCGCCATCAACCGCTTCAATAAAGAAGCCATCCCCGCCCTCGCCGACCCCGAGACCTCCCAGCTCACCCTCGGCGAATACGTCCGCCGCCGCGCCTACGGCGACGACTTCTTCCAGCTTTATCTCGTGCCGATGAGCTCCGCCGTCTGGTCCACCCCGCCCGAGCTCATGCTCTCCTTCCCCGCCGCGACTTTGCTCCGCTTCTTCCACAACCACGGTTTCCTCGGCCTCCACACCCAACACCAATGGATGACCGTCGCCGGCGGCTCCCAAGCCTACGTCGAAAAAATCACCGCCCCCTTCCGCGAAAACATCCGCCTCGGCCAGAAAGCCACCCGCGTCCTTCGCCATCCCCGCGACCAAGGTGTCACCATCACCACCGCCACCGGCGCTACCCACACCTTCGACAAAGTCATCCTCGCCTGCCACGGCGACCAAGCCCTCCGCCTCCTCGTCAACCCCACGCCCACCGAGACCCGCCTCCTCGGCGAATTCCACTACCAGCCCAACACCGCCACGGTCCACACCGACGCCTCCGTCATGCCCAAGACCCGCCTCGCCTGGTCCGCCTGGAACTACGAAATCACCCGCGACGCCACCGGCCAGCTCTCCACCGCCACGCATTACTGGATGAATAAACTCCAAGGCGTCTCCGACCGCGAAAATTACTTCGTCACCATCAACCGCCCCGACGCCATCGCTCCCGAAAAAGTCCTCAAACGCATCGAGTACGACCACCCCCTCTTCAGCCTCGGCGCCACCCGCGCCCAAGCCGAACTCCCCGCGCTCAACCAACTCTCCGCCTCCCAGACCACCTACTTCGCCGGCAGCTATTTTAAGCACGGCTTCCACGAAGACGCCTTCGCCAGCGCCGTCGCCCTCAGCGAGATCCTCCTCAAACGCGACCCCTGGAACTGCTGA